A stretch of the Flavobacterium aquiphilum genome encodes the following:
- a CDS encoding right-handed parallel beta-helix repeat-containing protein — MKSKILLFAFFLSCFFSFSAEYYVAPNGNDNNPGTKNSPVETIKKAQELASSGDTVYIRGGLYMMREEQIAQYYKIWAYVTKLDKNGINYLAFPNETPVFNYGNIKPENRRVIAFLVSGNNIKIKGIEVTAVQVTIKTHTQSECFEVQGNRNTLEQLKLHDGMAIGVYITKGSNNLILNCDAYQNWDSVSENGVGGNTDGFGCHAPKGNKNNVFRGCRSWFNSDDGFDLINSAEPVLIDHCWAFYNGYTSDFKRRADGNGFKSGGYASAPLEQLPNPIPRNTIQFCLAVGNKAAGFYANHHLNGNNWYNNSAYKNRANYDMLNRKAQKPVDYLKDTQGWGHVLSNNLGYAATGRELVNIDKSNCTLKNNYFDLGLTIKDSDFLSLDESFLTVPRQADGSLPDNNFMRLNPSSSLIDAGTDIGYPFKGKAPDLGCFEIGGN; from the coding sequence ATGAAATCCAAAATTTTACTTTTTGCCTTTTTCCTAAGTTGCTTTTTTTCTTTTTCGGCCGAATATTATGTTGCTCCAAATGGAAACGACAATAATCCTGGCACTAAAAACAGTCCGGTTGAAACTATCAAAAAAGCTCAAGAGCTGGCGAGTTCAGGAGATACGGTTTATATCAGAGGCGGCCTTTACATGATGCGGGAAGAACAGATTGCCCAGTATTATAAAATTTGGGCTTATGTTACCAAACTCGACAAAAACGGCATTAACTATTTGGCTTTCCCTAATGAAACTCCTGTTTTTAATTATGGCAACATTAAACCCGAAAACCGTCGTGTAATCGCTTTTTTAGTGAGTGGAAATAATATCAAAATTAAAGGGATTGAAGTTACTGCTGTTCAGGTTACGATAAAAACACATACTCAATCGGAATGTTTTGAGGTGCAGGGAAATCGCAATACTCTGGAACAACTGAAATTGCACGATGGCATGGCGATTGGAGTTTACATTACGAAAGGTTCTAACAACTTGATTCTGAATTGCGATGCTTATCAAAATTGGGATTCGGTTTCCGAAAATGGTGTAGGTGGAAATACAGATGGTTTTGGTTGCCACGCCCCGAAAGGGAATAAAAACAATGTCTTTAGAGGTTGCCGCTCTTGGTTTAACAGTGACGACGGATTTGATTTAATCAACTCTGCCGAGCCTGTTTTAATTGATCATTGCTGGGCTTTTTATAATGGTTACACTTCCGATTTTAAAAGGCGTGCCGACGGAAATGGTTTCAAATCCGGTGGCTATGCCAGTGCTCCTTTGGAACAATTGCCTAACCCAATACCGCGAAATACGATTCAGTTTTGTCTTGCTGTGGGAAATAAGGCAGCGGGCTTTTATGCCAATCATCATTTAAACGGCAACAATTGGTACAACAATTCTGCTTACAAGAATAGGGCAAACTATGATATGCTGAACCGAAAAGCCCAAAAACCTGTAGATTATCTTAAAGACACCCAAGGTTGGGGACATGTGCTGAGTAATAATTTAGGTTATGCCGCAACGGGCAGGGAATTAGTCAATATCGATAAATCAAATTGTACTTTAAAAAACAATTATTTCGACTTAGGTTTAACTATTAAAGATTCTGATTTTCTAAGTTTAGACGAATCATTTTTGACTGTTCCAAGACAAGCCGACGGAAGTCTTCCTGATAATAATTTTATGAGATTGAATCCGTCAAGTTCTTTAATTGACGCTGGAACGGATATTGGTTACCCATTCAAAGGAAAAGCACCTGATTTGGGGTGTTTTGAAATAGGAGGAAATTAA
- a CDS encoding rhamnogalacturonan acetylesterase translates to MKLIKIFSALCLALLLVNFTEKQKEIPTVYTVGDSTVKNGSGKGDGGLWGWGDYIGQFLDSDKIKVENHALGGTSSRTFQDKGLWEAVHKKLKKGDYVIIQFGHNDDGPLNDTLRARGTIKGIGNETQEIDNLLTKKHEVVHSYGWYIQKVVREAKEKGAIPIICSPIPRNDWKEGKVPRNDKSYGLWAKQIAEKENVTFIELNNNMAIEMEKLGEAKVTGNYFYKKDHTHTSAKGAVLSASVIISELKKSNNSLKNYILKSPKITLPAKKRIFLIGDSTMADNKNENAVGWGVAFPTYCDTTRVIVLNKARGGRSTRTFTKEGLWDAVKNQIQPGDFILIQFGHNDAGAVDKEKFRGSLKGNGDETQQVVRDSLTETVHTFGWYMEKFIKESKEKGAVPIVLSQTPRNEWPNDKVERRADTYGQWSKVAADKAGAFYIDLNEIVALKYEALGKEKVKEFFPKDHTHTGAEGANLNALTVAESIKKLKDCGLKDYIEIPK, encoded by the coding sequence ATGAAATTAATCAAAATATTTTCTGCCCTTTGTTTGGCGCTATTGTTAGTTAATTTTACAGAAAAACAAAAAGAAATCCCTACCGTTTATACTGTTGGAGATTCTACCGTAAAAAATGGAAGCGGAAAAGGCGATGGTGGACTTTGGGGCTGGGGCGATTATATCGGTCAGTTTTTGGATTCCGACAAAATAAAAGTCGAGAACCACGCTTTAGGAGGAACCAGCAGCCGTACCTTTCAAGATAAAGGCTTATGGGAAGCTGTACATAAAAAACTTAAAAAAGGTGATTACGTAATAATTCAGTTCGGGCACAACGATGATGGGCCTTTGAATGACACGCTTCGCGCAAGAGGAACCATCAAAGGAATTGGAAACGAAACGCAGGAAATTGATAATTTGCTGACAAAAAAACATGAAGTCGTTCACAGTTACGGTTGGTACATTCAAAAAGTAGTTCGAGAAGCAAAAGAAAAAGGAGCAATCCCAATCATTTGCTCCCCTATTCCAAGAAACGACTGGAAAGAAGGGAAAGTGCCGAGAAACGATAAATCATATGGATTGTGGGCAAAACAAATTGCCGAAAAGGAAAACGTAACTTTTATCGAACTCAACAATAATATGGCCATCGAAATGGAAAAGTTGGGTGAAGCTAAAGTAACCGGAAACTATTTCTATAAAAAAGACCATACACATACCTCTGCAAAAGGTGCTGTTCTTTCGGCTTCGGTGATTATTTCTGAATTAAAAAAAAGCAACAATTCGTTAAAAAATTATATTCTGAAAAGTCCAAAAATTACACTTCCTGCCAAAAAGAGAATTTTCCTGATTGGTGATTCGACAATGGCTGATAACAAAAATGAAAATGCCGTGGGTTGGGGAGTTGCGTTTCCAACTTATTGCGATACAACCCGAGTTATCGTGCTCAATAAAGCTAGAGGAGGCAGAAGCACCAGAACTTTTACCAAAGAAGGATTGTGGGATGCTGTCAAAAATCAGATACAGCCGGGAGATTTTATTTTGATCCAATTTGGACATAATGATGCCGGAGCGGTTGATAAAGAGAAATTCAGAGGTTCGCTAAAAGGGAATGGTGATGAAACCCAACAAGTGGTTCGCGACAGTTTGACCGAAACGGTTCATACATTTGGTTGGTACATGGAAAAATTCATTAAAGAATCGAAAGAAAAAGGAGCTGTACCAATTGTTTTAAGCCAAACGCCAAGAAACGAATGGCCGAACGACAAAGTAGAACGAAGAGCTGACACTTATGGCCAATGGTCTAAAGTAGCAGCTGATAAAGCAGGTGCTTTCTATATTGACTTAAACGAAATTGTGGCTTTGAAATATGAAGCTTTGGGCAAAGAAAAAGTAAAAGAGTTTTTCCCGAAAGACCATACCCACACCGGCGCTGAAGGAGCTAATTTGAATGCACTTACGGTTGCTGAAAGCATTAAAAAATTAAAAGACTGCGGACTGAAGGATTATATTGAAATTCCGAAATAA
- a CDS encoding glycoside hydrolase family 2 protein, whose protein sequence is MLPKNTFQSFIIATLAVFYSLNSNAQQTEKIFLSGKDFEHPVKWDFYCTEGNNSKTWTKINVPSQWELEGFGEYTYGRWYKELNQKEPSKEEGLYKYEFEVPTDYKDKEVLITFGGSMTDTEVKINGKLAGEIHQGGFYEFKYDISSLVKFGAKNTLEVHVWKQSSNNSVNAAERRADWWLFGGIYRPVWLEVSPKTQIQHIAVNPKMDGSITIDMNLKNIPKNTVIEASLKGSNGENFQTFSFPIKAKSVKETIAAQWKDIKPWNPENPNLYTLELSLKQNGTVLHQLDKKIGFRTLEFKKQDGIYVNGTKIIMKGINRHSFWPEGGRSTSKCISILDGQLLKDMNMNAVRGHYPPDDHFMDVCDSLGLFVLNELAGWQNSYDTKTGTKLATEMITRDVNHPSLIIWDNGNEGGWNYDVDKVFAENDPQKRIVIHPWSDFNGWDTHHYPTYLTGMHRFNSGENVFFPTEFMHGTYDNGHGAALEDFWTRYKQSPLFAGGFMWAMLDEAVFRSDWKGDAKFDSKGSLAADGILGPHREREGSYYTVKEVWAPIQFHPKQVTETFDGTFLISNDYLFSNLNSCTMEYKIMKSDADVLYTDAVAKNINSGKIEIPSIEPGETRKIQFAIPSNFLEGDVLSITAKDQFGKEIYTWTWPIHKPKFYASKFLISKATKAKATVTRNGNQVVLAGDNVTVTLDSTTGEISTIKNATSIIPLTNGPRPIGMKAKLKDIQISQEGENAVCTVSYSGGLNNIKWIMCPDGRFKMEVLALKNAENAGGFDGAYFEDKINSFGITFSFPEKEVTGIKWFGRGPYHVWKNRIKGTTYGVWEKNYNTTITGESFENLIYPEFKGYHANLLGANLKAGASSFKVFSESDNLFLRLFTPDLPKNGFPGSNPQPDFPAGDISFMYEIPAMRDFKPLEQQGPESQPTNIRIKKGDDGISMNLWFDFRTFTEK, encoded by the coding sequence ATGCTACCTAAAAACACTTTTCAATCTTTTATAATTGCTACGCTAGCCGTTTTTTATTCGCTAAATAGCAATGCACAACAAACCGAAAAAATATTCCTTTCGGGAAAAGATTTTGAACATCCTGTTAAATGGGATTTTTATTGCACCGAAGGAAATAACAGCAAAACCTGGACAAAAATAAACGTTCCTTCGCAATGGGAACTCGAAGGTTTTGGTGAGTACACTTATGGAAGATGGTACAAAGAGTTGAACCAAAAAGAACCAAGCAAAGAAGAAGGTCTTTACAAATATGAATTTGAGGTTCCAACTGATTATAAAGACAAAGAAGTTTTGATCACTTTTGGCGGATCTATGACCGATACTGAGGTGAAAATAAACGGAAAATTGGCCGGAGAAATTCATCAAGGCGGTTTCTATGAATTCAAATATGACATTAGTTCACTTGTAAAATTTGGAGCCAAAAACACACTGGAAGTTCATGTTTGGAAACAATCGAGCAACAATTCGGTTAACGCTGCGGAACGCAGGGCTGACTGGTGGTTGTTTGGAGGGATTTATCGTCCGGTATGGCTGGAAGTTTCTCCGAAAACTCAAATTCAGCATATTGCTGTGAATCCAAAAATGGACGGTTCAATCACTATTGATATGAACCTTAAAAACATTCCAAAAAACACAGTTATTGAGGCTTCATTAAAAGGTTCGAACGGCGAAAACTTTCAAACTTTTTCTTTTCCGATTAAAGCCAAAAGCGTGAAAGAAACCATCGCCGCACAATGGAAAGATATCAAACCGTGGAATCCTGAAAATCCGAATTTATATACTTTAGAACTGTCCTTAAAACAAAACGGAACGGTACTTCATCAATTGGATAAAAAAATAGGTTTCAGAACTTTGGAGTTCAAAAAACAGGACGGAATTTATGTAAATGGTACCAAAATCATAATGAAAGGAATCAATCGCCATTCCTTTTGGCCGGAAGGCGGACGAAGCACCAGCAAGTGCATCAGTATTTTGGACGGACAGTTGTTGAAAGACATGAACATGAATGCCGTGCGAGGCCACTACCCTCCTGACGATCATTTCATGGATGTTTGTGATTCTTTGGGGTTGTTTGTTTTGAATGAATTGGCCGGTTGGCAAAATTCGTATGACACCAAAACCGGAACAAAACTCGCCACCGAGATGATTACCCGTGATGTTAATCACCCATCGTTAATCATTTGGGACAATGGAAACGAAGGTGGATGGAATTATGATGTGGATAAAGTATTTGCTGAAAACGACCCTCAAAAAAGAATCGTTATTCACCCTTGGTCTGATTTCAATGGTTGGGACACACATCACTATCCAACTTATTTGACAGGTATGCACCGATTCAACAGCGGTGAAAACGTATTTTTCCCAACGGAATTCATGCACGGAACCTACGATAATGGTCACGGAGCCGCGCTAGAAGATTTTTGGACCCGCTACAAACAAAGCCCTCTGTTTGCCGGAGGATTTATGTGGGCGATGTTAGACGAAGCCGTATTTCGTTCGGACTGGAAAGGAGATGCTAAATTTGACTCTAAAGGTTCTTTGGCAGCTGACGGAATTCTTGGCCCTCATCGTGAAAGAGAAGGTAGTTATTATACCGTAAAAGAAGTTTGGGCTCCTATACAATTTCATCCAAAACAGGTAACAGAAACTTTTGACGGTACATTTTTAATCTCAAATGATTATCTGTTCAGCAATTTGAATTCCTGCACAATGGAATATAAAATAATGAAATCGGATGCCGATGTTCTTTATACCGATGCTGTCGCAAAAAATATCAATTCAGGTAAAATCGAAATTCCAAGTATTGAACCGGGTGAAACACGCAAAATACAATTTGCTATTCCTTCCAACTTTTTAGAAGGAGATGTTTTGTCGATTACTGCAAAAGACCAATTCGGGAAAGAAATTTACACTTGGACTTGGCCAATTCATAAACCAAAATTTTATGCTTCTAAATTTTTAATTTCAAAAGCAACAAAAGCAAAAGCTACTGTGACCCGCAACGGAAATCAAGTTGTATTAGCAGGAGATAATGTTACTGTGACTTTGGACAGCACAACCGGAGAAATTTCGACAATCAAAAATGCTACGTCTATTATTCCGTTAACAAACGGCCCTCGCCCGATTGGGATGAAAGCCAAATTAAAAGATATTCAAATTTCGCAAGAAGGAGAAAATGCGGTTTGTACAGTCTCTTATTCCGGTGGGTTAAACAACATCAAATGGATAATGTGCCCGGACGGAAGGTTTAAAATGGAAGTTCTTGCCTTGAAAAATGCCGAAAATGCAGGTGGTTTTGACGGTGCTTATTTTGAAGATAAAATCAATTCGTTCGGAATCACTTTCAGTTTCCCTGAAAAAGAAGTTACAGGCATTAAATGGTTTGGAAGAGGCCCTTACCATGTTTGGAAAAACCGAATCAAAGGAACTACTTATGGCGTTTGGGAAAAGAATTACAACACAACTATCACGGGAGAAAGTTTCGAGAATTTAATTTACCCTGAATTCAAAGGTTATCACGCCAATTTGTTGGGTGCTAACCTAAAAGCAGGAGCATCGTCATTTAAAGTTTTCAGCGAATCTGATAATTTGTTCTTGCGATTATTTACTCCCGATTTGCCTAAAAATGGATTCCCAGGAAGTAATCCGCAGCCTGATTTTCCAGCAGGTGACATCTCTTTCATGTATGAAATTCCGGCTATGAGGGATTTCAAACCTTTGGAACAACAAGGCCCTGAAAGCCAGCCAACCAACATCCGTATCAAAAAAGGAGATGACGGAATATCAATGAATTTATGGTTTGATTTTAGAACATTTACTGAAAAATAA
- a CDS encoding rhamnogalacturonan acetylesterase, with protein MAQIRTSLLVAFICFIMPCKFFANHNDSTLERQKITSEKANNQNTTKPQLFYFGSAQKSNKGTAITTPLIYNPTTGYGFDLNSASNVTLSSNAFLAEKPSYFSVKLPEGNYQVEVTLGSEKAASNVTIKAESRRLMLKELPVNKGEKITKVFNVNIRSIKIDETSSMNIKDREKDDLNWDEKLTLEFLGNVAVQSIKITPINNLTVVYLAGDSTVTDQDIEPWASWGQFITNYFDQNVVIANYAVSGSALSSFKATNRLKKIMSVIKPGDYLIVEFGHNDEKLKGEENGPWKSYSDLLTEYVQLAKAKGAFPILVTPTQRRFFNPDGSLKATHGDFPDAMRAVAKKTNVPLIDITLLTTQLYEKWGDEPSRKAFVQYPANTFPGQEKALDDNTHFNSFGANEIALCVTKGIRDLDIPLKKYLTKETPLYNPQNPNYIANWTLPMSTRFEIVKPEGN; from the coding sequence TTGGCACAAATCAGGACATCGTTATTGGTCGCTTTTATTTGTTTTATTATGCCTTGCAAATTCTTCGCAAATCATAATGACAGCACTTTAGAAAGACAAAAAATCACTTCTGAAAAAGCAAACAATCAAAACACTACAAAGCCTCAACTGTTTTATTTTGGCTCTGCCCAAAAATCAAATAAAGGGACTGCAATTACTACTCCTTTAATTTATAACCCGACAACAGGATATGGATTTGATCTAAATTCTGCTTCAAACGTGACGCTTTCTTCCAATGCTTTCCTTGCTGAAAAACCAAGTTATTTCTCCGTAAAACTTCCCGAAGGAAACTATCAGGTTGAAGTAACTTTGGGCAGTGAAAAAGCAGCTTCGAATGTGACTATTAAAGCTGAATCCAGAAGATTAATGCTGAAAGAACTTCCTGTCAATAAAGGAGAAAAAATCACTAAAGTATTTAATGTAAATATCCGCTCTATTAAAATTGACGAGACAAGCAGCATGAACATTAAAGATCGTGAAAAAGATGACTTAAACTGGGACGAAAAACTGACTTTGGAATTCTTAGGAAATGTTGCCGTGCAAAGCATCAAAATCACTCCTATAAATAATCTAACCGTTGTTTACCTTGCGGGAGACTCAACCGTAACAGACCAAGACATAGAGCCTTGGGCTTCCTGGGGACAATTTATCACAAATTATTTTGACCAAAATGTGGTGATTGCTAATTATGCCGTTTCCGGTTCGGCGTTGAGTTCTTTTAAGGCAACCAACAGATTAAAAAAAATTATGTCAGTAATAAAACCAGGTGATTACCTGATTGTTGAATTTGGTCACAATGACGAAAAACTAAAAGGCGAAGAAAATGGACCTTGGAAATCCTATTCTGATTTACTGACCGAATATGTTCAGTTAGCCAAAGCAAAAGGAGCTTTTCCGATTTTAGTTACGCCTACACAACGTCGCTTCTTCAATCCCGACGGATCCCTAAAAGCGACACATGGAGATTTCCCCGATGCCATGCGCGCCGTAGCTAAAAAAACGAATGTGCCTCTTATTGATATTACACTTTTAACCACTCAATTGTATGAAAAATGGGGTGACGAACCTTCGAGAAAAGCTTTTGTACAATATCCTGCCAATACCTTTCCGGGACAGGAAAAAGCATTGGATGACAACACTCACTTCAATAGTTTTGGTGCCAATGAAATTGCGCTTTGTGTGACTAAAGGTATTCGTGATTTAGACATTCCTTTGAAAAAATACTTAACCAAAGAAACTCCTCTTTACAACCCTCAAAACCCAAATTATATTGCAAACTGGACATTACCAATGAGTACTCGTTTTGAGATTGTTAAACCCGAAGGGAATTAA
- a CDS encoding glycoside hydrolase family 28 protein, translating to MRYFFVFCLLATSVPLWCCSVKNSPTTEKTVLKNNPDLPSWVNKVGAKSFLLKKKVYYVNDFGAVADGKTMNTTAIQKTIDFCSKNGGGIVAFKKGIYLTGSIFIKTGIHFRVDKEVEIRGSQDIKDYKQIDTRVAGIEMKWPAALINVQKQENVIIDGEGIINGQGKVFWDYYWNLRKEYEPKGLRWIVDYDAQRPRTILISDSKNIFLKGVQIQQAGFWTVQVLYSEYVTVDGITIRNNIGGHGPSTDGIDIDSSKWILVQNCDIDCNDDNFCLKAGRDWDGLRVNRPTEYVVIRDCIALKGAGLLTLGSETSGGIRHVYASNITGNGTKNGLNIKSASNRGGTVEDVLMENIQMENINTFLQVSMNWNPSYSYSKLPEGYTEETLPEHWKKMLAKVDPPSKGIPYFKNITLKNIHVKKIETAINVEGMKESMIENITLDNVHIEAEKAGKISYSSNWTLKNVSIKTNDGSKATIKNSTNVIFPESLWELK from the coding sequence ATGAGATATTTTTTTGTTTTTTGCCTACTGGCCACTTCAGTACCTCTTTGGTGTTGTAGCGTAAAAAACAGCCCAACAACTGAAAAAACTGTCCTTAAAAATAATCCAGACCTTCCTTCATGGGTAAATAAAGTTGGAGCAAAATCATTTTTATTAAAAAAGAAAGTTTATTATGTGAATGATTTTGGTGCAGTAGCCGATGGGAAAACCATGAATACGACTGCTATCCAAAAAACAATTGATTTTTGTTCCAAAAATGGAGGAGGTATCGTAGCTTTCAAAAAAGGAATTTACCTAACAGGTTCTATATTTATAAAGACAGGAATTCATTTTAGAGTTGACAAAGAGGTAGAAATTCGAGGGAGTCAGGACATTAAAGATTATAAGCAAATCGATACCCGAGTGGCAGGAATTGAAATGAAATGGCCAGCCGCTTTAATTAATGTTCAAAAGCAGGAAAATGTCATTATTGATGGCGAAGGAATTATCAACGGACAGGGAAAAGTGTTTTGGGATTACTATTGGAACCTTCGAAAAGAGTATGAACCTAAAGGATTGCGCTGGATTGTCGATTATGACGCGCAACGCCCGAGAACCATTTTAATTTCTGATTCAAAAAATATTTTTCTAAAAGGGGTTCAAATCCAACAAGCGGGTTTTTGGACGGTACAGGTGTTGTATTCAGAATATGTAACAGTAGATGGAATTACCATCCGAAACAATATTGGTGGACACGGACCAAGTACTGATGGAATTGATATTGATTCGTCCAAATGGATATTGGTGCAAAATTGTGACATCGATTGTAATGATGATAATTTTTGTCTGAAGGCAGGAAGAGACTGGGATGGGCTTCGTGTCAACAGACCAACAGAATATGTGGTTATCAGGGATTGTATCGCTTTGAAAGGAGCTGGATTATTGACTTTAGGAAGCGAAACATCAGGAGGGATTCGTCATGTTTATGCTTCAAATATTACAGGAAACGGAACAAAAAACGGTTTGAATATAAAGTCAGCTTCCAATAGAGGCGGAACCGTCGAAGATGTTCTGATGGAAAACATCCAGATGGAAAATATAAACACCTTTTTACAGGTGTCAATGAACTGGAATCCGAGTTATAGTTACTCCAAACTTCCTGAAGGTTATACTGAAGAAACTTTGCCCGAACATTGGAAAAAAATGTTGGCTAAAGTGGATCCACCATCAAAAGGGATTCCGTATTTTAAAAATATTACACTGAAAAACATTCATGTAAAGAAAATAGAAACTGCTATTAATGTTGAGGGAATGAAGGAATCGATGATCGAAAACATCACATTGGACAATGTTCATATTGAAGCAGAGAAAGCCGGGAAAATTTCATACAGTTCCAATTGGACATTAAAAAATGTTTCCATCAAAACCAATGATGGTTCGAAAGCAACAATAAAAAACTCAACTAACGTAATTTTTCCAGAATCCTTATGGGAACTAAAATAA